The following are from one region of the Macadamia integrifolia cultivar HAES 741 unplaced genomic scaffold, SCU_Mint_v3 scaffold1146, whole genome shotgun sequence genome:
- the LOC122062915 gene encoding 1-aminocyclopropane-1-carboxylate oxidase homolog 1-like isoform X1 has protein sequence MVAVSGAGEVSGEIIYDRTKELKEFDETKAGVKGLVDSRVVKVPRIFFNHSNVRLPLHEAESIQNHSNAPTQLSFPIIDLQECISDNKVSNRRKEVIDQIREASETWGFFQVVNHGIPTSVLEEMLQGVRRFFEQDIELKKPLYSRDATSKRVFYNSNFTLYSSPSANWRDSLYCLMSPAPFNPDELPPVCRDILLEYDKEVIRMGNVLFGLLSEALGLNFKHLTDMGCADGHSILCHYYPACPEPELTIGTSKHSDNDFLTVLLQDQIGGLQVLHQNQWVDVPPTPGALIVNIGDLLQLISNGRFKSVEHRVLANKIGPRVSVACFFSTSYLPSTRIYGPIKELLSEQNPPIYRETTVKEFTTYGHTKGLNGISALEYFKL, from the exons ATGGTGGCTGTTTCAGGCGCCGGCGAAGTTTCAGGCGAGATTATTTATGACCGAACAAAAGAGTTGAAGGAATTCGATGAAACTAAAGCTGGCGTCAAAGGACTCGTAGACTCCCGTGTGGTGAAGGTACCCCGTATCTTCTTCAATCACTCTAATGTCCGCCTCCCTCTCCATGAAGCAGAGTCAATCCAGAATCACTCTAACGCGCCGACCCAACTGAGTTTCCCGATCATAGACCTTCAGGAATGTATCTCTGACAACAAAGTCTCGAATCGAAGGAAGGAAGTGATCGACCAGATCCGGGAGGCGTCTGAGACATGGGGTTTCTTCCAGGTGGTGAATCATGGCATCCCTACCAGCGTATTGGAGGAGATGCTGCAAGGTGTTCGAAGGTTCTTCGAACAAGACATCGAGTTGAAGAAACCGCTATATTCACGGGATGCCACTAGCAAAAGGGTTTTTTACAACAGCAATTTCACTCTCTACAGCTCTCCCTCTGCCAATTGGAGGGACTCCTTGTACTGCCTCATGTCTCCTGCCCCTTTCAACCCTGATGAATTGCCTCCAGTTTGCAG AGATATACTGTTGGAGTACGACAAGGAAGTGATTAGAATGGGGAATGTTTTGTTTGGGTTACTGTCGGAGGCGTTGGGACTTAACTTCAAACACTTGACAGACATGGGTTGCGCCGACGGACATTCCATTTTGTGTCACTACTACCCTGCATGCCCTGAGCCCGAACTGACTATCGGTACTAGCAAGCATTCCGACAATGATTTCCTTACTGTCCTCCTTCAAGACCAGATCGGTGgccttcaagttcttcatcagAACCAATGGGTAGATGTTCCCCCTACCCCTGGAGCTCTTATTGTCAACATTGGTGATCTTCTCCAG CTTATCTCCAATGGAAGGTTCAAGAGTGTTGAACATAGAGTACTGGCAAATAAAATAGGGCCAAGAGTATCAGTGGCATGCTTCTTTAGTACCAGCTATCTACCATCTACAAGGATCTATGGGCCGATCAAGGAGTTATTATCAGAGCAAAATCCCCCAATCTACAGAGAAACCACAGTCAAAGAATTTACCACGTATGGCCATACAAAGGGACTCAATGGGATCTCAGCTTTGGAGTATTTCAAACTGTGA
- the LOC122062915 gene encoding 1-aminocyclopropane-1-carboxylate oxidase homolog 1-like isoform X2 has translation MVAVSGAGEVSGEIIYDRTKELKEFDETKAGVKGLVDSRVVKVPRIFFNHSNVRLPLHEAESIQNHSNAPTQLSFPIIDLQECISDNKVSNRRKEVIDQIREASETWGFFQVVNHGIPTSVLEEMLQGVRRFFEQDIELKKPLYSRDATSKRVFYNSNFTLYSSPSANWRDSLYCLMSPAPFNPDELPPVCRDILLEYDKEVIRMGNVLFGLLSEALGLNFKHLTDMGCADGHSILCHYYPACPEPELTIGTSKHSDNDFLTVLLQDQIGGLQVLHQNQWLISNGRFKSVEHRVLANKIGPRVSVACFFSTSYLPSTRIYGPIKELLSEQNPPIYRETTVKEFTTYGHTKGLNGISALEYFKL, from the exons ATGGTGGCTGTTTCAGGCGCCGGCGAAGTTTCAGGCGAGATTATTTATGACCGAACAAAAGAGTTGAAGGAATTCGATGAAACTAAAGCTGGCGTCAAAGGACTCGTAGACTCCCGTGTGGTGAAGGTACCCCGTATCTTCTTCAATCACTCTAATGTCCGCCTCCCTCTCCATGAAGCAGAGTCAATCCAGAATCACTCTAACGCGCCGACCCAACTGAGTTTCCCGATCATAGACCTTCAGGAATGTATCTCTGACAACAAAGTCTCGAATCGAAGGAAGGAAGTGATCGACCAGATCCGGGAGGCGTCTGAGACATGGGGTTTCTTCCAGGTGGTGAATCATGGCATCCCTACCAGCGTATTGGAGGAGATGCTGCAAGGTGTTCGAAGGTTCTTCGAACAAGACATCGAGTTGAAGAAACCGCTATATTCACGGGATGCCACTAGCAAAAGGGTTTTTTACAACAGCAATTTCACTCTCTACAGCTCTCCCTCTGCCAATTGGAGGGACTCCTTGTACTGCCTCATGTCTCCTGCCCCTTTCAACCCTGATGAATTGCCTCCAGTTTGCAG AGATATACTGTTGGAGTACGACAAGGAAGTGATTAGAATGGGGAATGTTTTGTTTGGGTTACTGTCGGAGGCGTTGGGACTTAACTTCAAACACTTGACAGACATGGGTTGCGCCGACGGACATTCCATTTTGTGTCACTACTACCCTGCATGCCCTGAGCCCGAACTGACTATCGGTACTAGCAAGCATTCCGACAATGATTTCCTTACTGTCCTCCTTCAAGACCAGATCGGTGgccttcaagttcttcatcagAACCAATGG CTTATCTCCAATGGAAGGTTCAAGAGTGTTGAACATAGAGTACTGGCAAATAAAATAGGGCCAAGAGTATCAGTGGCATGCTTCTTTAGTACCAGCTATCTACCATCTACAAGGATCTATGGGCCGATCAAGGAGTTATTATCAGAGCAAAATCCCCCAATCTACAGAGAAACCACAGTCAAAGAATTTACCACGTATGGCCATACAAAGGGACTCAATGGGATCTCAGCTTTGGAGTATTTCAAACTGTGA